ACCGTGGTCGTGCGCTACGCCGGCACCCCGCGTCCGCTGCGCTCGCCGTGGGGCGAGGTCGGCTGGGAGGAACTGGAGAACGGCGCGCTGACCGCCAACCAGCCCAACGGCGCGCCGACGTGGTTCCCGTGCGACGACCATCCCGAGGCCAAGGCACCCTTCCAGATCACACTGACCACCGACAGTCCGTACTACGCGCTCGCCAACGGTGTCCTGATCTCCAAGAAGCGGGCGGCGGCGCAGACCACCTGGGTGTACGAGCAGGTGGAGCCGATGGCGACCTACCTCGCCACCCTCCAGATCGGCGAGTACGAGCACCGGCAGCTGGCCGGCGCCCCGGTGCCGGTCTACGCGCTCGCACCGCGGCGGCTGACCCGGCAGTTCGACGCGAGCTTCCGCAACCAGGTCGCCATGATGGACGTGTTCAGCGAGTTGTTCGGGCCGTACCCGTTTCCGCTGTACACGGCGGTCGTGGTCGACGAGGATCTGGACATTCCGCTCGAGGCGCAGAGCTTTTCGACGTTCGGGGCCAATCATTGCGACGGATCGTTGACGCATGAGCGGCTGATCGCGCACGAGCTGGCGCACCAGTGGTTCGGCAATTCGGTGACCCTCGGACGCTGGCGCGACATCTGGCTCAACGAGGGCTTCGCCTGCTACGCCGAGTGGCTGTGGAGCCAGCGCAGCGGCGGCAAGTCGGCCGACGAATGGGCGCGCTACTACTACGCCAAGCTCGCCGCGAACCCGGTCAAAGTGCCGCTCGCCGATCCCGGCCCCAA
The nucleotide sequence above comes from Gordonia sp. PP30. Encoded proteins:
- a CDS encoding M1 family metallopeptidase, giving the protein MPNKRLKGFSHTPTLSGTSHELDPYLPNNGNLGYRVSRYDLTLDYRVAPNRLRGTATVTATSYQQLSRFTLDLAGGMRVERVTVNGKQSRYSHRGGKLAITPAAAIPPGGALTVVVRYAGTPRPLRSPWGEVGWEELENGALTANQPNGAPTWFPCDDHPEAKAPFQITLTTDSPYYALANGVLISKKRAAAQTTWVYEQVEPMATYLATLQIGEYEHRQLAGAPVPVYALAPRRLTRQFDASFRNQVAMMDVFSELFGPYPFPLYTAVVVDEDLDIPLEAQSFSTFGANHCDGSLTHERLIAHELAHQWFGNSVTLGRWRDIWLNEGFACYAEWLWSQRSGGKSADEWARYYYAKLAANPVKVPLADPGPKLMFDDWVYKRGAITLHALRLRLGDSAFFQLLRRWTDKYRYRAVITEDFIALAGTYIGESLNDFWRDWLFVPELPPFPEP